A window of Polaribacter litorisediminis contains these coding sequences:
- a CDS encoding IS110 family transposase, which translates to MEQQISLDVVNKNAAGIDIGSRSHWVAVGQSDDLIKEFGVYNENLYELAHWLKQHNIESVAMESTGNYWQNLHAVLISKGFEVTLCNGKFTKNIKGKKTDVKDSQWIQKLHSLGLLSGSFLPDEDTEILRIFTRHRYNLIKQAASATKKMQKYLRLMNIRLDVVVKDVVGLTGLKIIRAIAQGETIPEKLASLRHYNCKKSEEEIAKALHSNGRKDFLYALKDELDTYEFVQKKIRECDHQIASKLDEIIGKDPEKQEHHIDKKPYKRINKNTPKDIDINLKSYKMFKGTDLLAIEGMSYNKVLTIMSEVGYDGIKKFKTAKHFTSWLRLAPNNKVSGGKVLSSKIGKGSSRLKIALRNAANAIGNLKDSTPLGDFFQRINFRKGRVSAITATARKLAVIIWNMVVKGVPYENPEGYLYLDQKRKLGLVKRIRKQIDKFGLTNDDLQITINQ; encoded by the coding sequence ATGGAACAACAAATTAGTTTAGATGTAGTAAACAAAAATGCGGCTGGTATCGACATTGGTAGCAGAAGTCACTGGGTCGCAGTTGGACAAAGTGATGATTTGATTAAAGAATTTGGTGTCTACAATGAGAACCTCTATGAATTAGCCCATTGGCTCAAACAACACAATATTGAATCAGTAGCTATGGAAAGTACAGGTAATTACTGGCAAAATCTACACGCTGTCCTTATTTCCAAGGGCTTTGAGGTTACTCTTTGTAATGGAAAGTTTACCAAGAACATCAAAGGAAAGAAAACTGATGTAAAAGACAGCCAGTGGATACAAAAGCTACATAGTCTAGGATTATTATCAGGAAGCTTCTTACCTGATGAGGATACCGAGATTTTAAGGATCTTTACACGACACAGATACAACCTTATTAAACAAGCCGCCTCTGCCACCAAAAAAATGCAGAAATACCTTAGGTTGATGAATATTCGACTTGATGTGGTAGTTAAAGATGTGGTAGGTCTTACAGGACTTAAAATTATAAGAGCCATCGCTCAAGGTGAAACAATCCCTGAAAAATTAGCAAGTCTGAGACATTACAATTGTAAAAAAAGCGAAGAAGAGATTGCAAAAGCACTTCATTCTAATGGCAGAAAAGATTTCCTTTATGCACTCAAAGACGAACTGGATACTTACGAATTCGTTCAAAAGAAAATTAGAGAATGTGATCACCAAATTGCTTCAAAACTCGATGAAATCATTGGTAAAGACCCCGAAAAACAAGAACACCATATTGACAAAAAACCATATAAAAGAATCAACAAAAACACACCTAAAGACATAGATATCAATCTAAAGTCTTATAAAATGTTTAAAGGAACAGACCTACTTGCCATTGAAGGAATGAGCTACAATAAAGTTCTTACCATTATGAGCGAAGTGGGATACGACGGTATCAAAAAATTTAAGACCGCCAAGCACTTTACCTCTTGGCTAAGACTTGCACCGAACAATAAAGTAAGCGGTGGAAAAGTACTCTCTAGTAAAATTGGCAAAGGAAGTAGTAGACTTAAAATAGCCTTAAGAAACGCCGCTAATGCCATAGGAAATTTAAAAGATAGTACGCCCCTTGGAGATTTTTTCCAAAGAATCAATTTTAGAAAAGGGAGAGTCTCTGCAATAACTGCAACAGCAAGAAAACTAGCAGTAATTATTTGGAATATGGTAGTAAAAGGTGTTCCTTATGAAAATCCTGAAGGCTATCTTTACCTTGACCAAAAAAGAAAATTGGGATTAGTTAAAAGAATTAGAAAACAAATTGATAAATTTGGATTAACTAATGATGATTTGCAAATAACTATAAATCAGTGA
- a CDS encoding phosphodiester glycosidase family protein has product MMKVIHIVIISSMILLVSCNNNNRIAVEKLNKQIDSLNSTISSLNSEIEDLEIENPFVRKLQTEASTCLIIQFVPKGLDIKLHSVRPSFNDSTYFCVPAAFTSPETTIEGVFIENGKVVNKVKNNGINGFVMFSKNECIIDKLENLSDSIMATSISKNHNLFQQILLVNNSNIVKCELFKDRKNTRRAIIKYGNGAIFIAETHRPVTILEFQKALVEIGVKDALYLDMGSWSEGWYRSSSCERLRIGELFSNTSKQTNWLTFERKK; this is encoded by the coding sequence ATGATGAAAGTAATTCATATAGTCATAATTTCTAGCATGATATTATTAGTTAGTTGTAACAATAATAACCGCATTGCTGTTGAAAAATTAAATAAACAGATAGATAGTCTTAATTCAACTATTAGCTCCTTGAATTCTGAAATTGAAGATTTAGAAATAGAAAATCCTTTTGTGCGGAAATTGCAAACTGAAGCTTCAACTTGTTTGATTATACAGTTTGTACCCAAAGGTTTAGATATTAAACTCCATAGTGTAAGACCTTCCTTTAATGATTCAACATATTTTTGTGTTCCTGCCGCATTCACCTCTCCAGAAACAACAATTGAAGGGGTTTTTATTGAAAATGGAAAAGTTGTAAATAAAGTCAAAAATAATGGAATTAATGGGTTTGTTATGTTTTCAAAAAATGAATGCATCATCGACAAATTGGAAAATTTATCGGACAGTATAATGGCAACTTCAATATCTAAAAACCATAACCTATTTCAGCAGATTTTATTAGTGAATAATTCAAATATAGTTAAATGCGAATTATTTAAGGACAGAAAAAATACAAGAAGAGCGATTATAAAATATGGGAATGGTGCAATTTTTATTGCAGAAACTCACCGACCAGTGACTATTCTTGAATTTCAAAAAGCACTTGTTGAGATTGGGGTGAAAGATGCGTTATATTTAGATATGGGGTCTTGGAGCGAGGGGTGGTATAGGTCTTCTAGCTGTGAACGATTAAGAATAGGGGAATTATTTTCAAACACTAGTAAACAGACAAATTGGTTGACATTTGAAAGGAAAAAATAA
- a CDS encoding DNA/RNA non-specific endonuclease yields MSAKKTMSFLIILLLFIDCRSKSAQAKLRSKNAEKNSSITTNKKKILLYPTSTTNQVITHSYLTLSYSEKDEQPEWVFYKISNKNYNKQVKRTNDYREDPFVKTESASPKDYKGSGYDMGHLAPAHAMAHNYNAMSESFYLSNISPQKASFNRGIWRSLESKVEYWSSFRDSIYVVTGPILDNPIDQIGDNKVNVPRAFYKTLVSFKDDKAMGIAFILPNEKSSKSIYTYATSIDEVERITNIDFYYNLDSLVQEKVEANRNIKNWLSVK; encoded by the coding sequence ATGTCTGCAAAAAAAACCATGTCTTTTTTAATTATACTCTTGCTATTCATAGACTGTAGATCAAAATCAGCACAAGCAAAATTACGAAGTAAAAATGCAGAGAAAAATAGTAGCATTACAACAAATAAAAAGAAAATATTATTGTATCCAACCTCTACTACAAATCAGGTTATTACCCATAGTTATCTGACGTTGTCGTACAGCGAAAAAGATGAACAGCCAGAATGGGTATTCTATAAAATTTCAAATAAAAATTATAATAAACAAGTAAAAAGGACTAACGATTATAGAGAAGATCCTTTTGTGAAAACAGAATCAGCTTCACCAAAAGATTATAAAGGCAGTGGTTATGATATGGGGCATTTAGCCCCAGCTCACGCAATGGCACACAATTATAACGCTATGAGTGAAAGTTTTTATTTAAGTAATATTTCTCCTCAAAAGGCTTCATTCAATCGAGGTATCTGGCGATCACTAGAAAGTAAAGTAGAATATTGGTCAAGTTTTAGAGATTCTATCTATGTCGTTACAGGGCCAATTTTAGACAACCCAATTGATCAAATAGGTGATAATAAAGTAAATGTGCCTAGAGCTTTTTATAAAACGCTAGTTAGTTTTAAAGATGACAAAGCAATGGGTATTGCATTCATCTTACCAAATGAAAAGTCTAGCAAGTCTATTTACACTTACGCGACATCTATTGATGAAGTAGAGAGAATTACAAATATTGATTTTTATTATAATTTAGATAGTTTAGTTCAGGAAAAAGTCGAAGCCAATAGAAATATCAAAAATTGGCTGTCAGTTAAATAA
- a CDS encoding J domain-containing protein produces the protein MKKSFRKLATKFHPDKNDGDTFFVSRFKEIQEAYEVLSNPTRKVEYDKKLDDFLNLKSNSTFEKKTYEPKRESKKGKTEKEKPIKKNNVSKKMLLFISSVYNSVLFS, from the coding sequence ATAAAAAAATCATTTCGAAAACTTGCTACCAAATTTCATCCTGACAAAAACGATGGAGATACTTTTTTTGTAAGTAGATTTAAGGAAATTCAAGAAGCTTATGAAGTATTATCAAATCCAACCCGAAAAGTTGAATATGATAAAAAGTTAGATGATTTTTTAAATTTAAAATCTAATTCTACTTTTGAAAAAAAAACTTACGAACCAAAAAGGGAGTCAAAAAAAGGAAAAACTGAAAAAGAAAAACCAATAAAAAAAAATAATGTTTCAAAAAAAATGTTGCTTTTTATTTCATCTGTTTATAATTCTGTTTTATTCTCATAA
- a CDS encoding IS5 family transposase, which translates to MINYISEHQLSIEGFATPFETSLLPENRWVKLAQIVPWDTFASIYMSLMNTKLGRPGIAPRIVLGALIIKHMENLDDRGVIAKIQENIYMQYFIGLKGYNPHPVFDPSLFVEIRKRIGIDSFDKLTTELIKSSSASSDNKQIAKKKDEDEHPPNKGKLQMDATVADQYITYPTDSKLLNASRKQLEKMIDKLYVLSGKKGTKPRTYRRKMNTAFLDYAKKKRKPNAAHRKMNRKLLECVKRNLKHIHKQLDYFESKGQAFPLSHREQKLFWVIQILYDQQKQIYDLKTKSCKDRIVSIFQPHVRPIVRGKTNAKVEFGSKLGVDLENGFARINTLSWDAYNESSDLISQVENYKTLHGYYPELVQVDKIYATRENRAWLKQRNIRITAPPLGRKSKEQLEESYYEKQKRRKEAAERNHIEGKFGQGKNGYNLNKIRARLKNTSESWIATIFFIMNLIRYQKINVFWLQTSIKILINTILLAFKNIIEPLQIQNRKYDKQYV; encoded by the coding sequence ATGATAAATTATATTTCAGAACACCAGTTAAGCATTGAAGGTTTTGCAACACCATTTGAGACGTCGCTTCTGCCAGAAAATCGTTGGGTAAAGTTAGCTCAAATAGTTCCATGGGATACTTTTGCTAGTATTTACATGAGCTTGATGAATACAAAACTAGGTCGACCAGGTATTGCGCCACGCATAGTTTTGGGTGCATTAATCATAAAACACATGGAGAACTTAGACGATAGAGGCGTTATCGCAAAGATTCAAGAAAATATTTACATGCAATATTTTATAGGTTTAAAAGGGTATAACCCACATCCTGTTTTTGATCCCTCTTTGTTTGTTGAAATACGTAAACGCATAGGTATAGATAGTTTTGATAAGTTAACCACAGAACTCATAAAGTCAAGTAGTGCCAGTTCAGACAACAAGCAGATTGCAAAGAAAAAAGATGAAGATGAGCATCCACCCAACAAAGGGAAACTTCAGATGGACGCTACTGTTGCCGACCAATATATTACCTACCCAACAGATAGTAAACTTTTAAATGCAAGCAGAAAGCAATTAGAAAAAATGATTGACAAACTCTACGTATTATCAGGTAAAAAAGGAACAAAGCCACGAACCTATAGACGTAAAATGAATACCGCTTTTTTAGACTACGCCAAGAAAAAGAGAAAACCGAATGCTGCTCATCGAAAAATGAACCGTAAACTTTTAGAATGTGTTAAAAGAAATCTAAAGCATATCCATAAGCAGCTCGATTATTTTGAATCCAAAGGCCAAGCTTTTCCTCTAAGCCACAGAGAACAAAAACTGTTTTGGGTTATTCAAATACTTTATGACCAGCAAAAACAAATATATGACCTAAAAACAAAAAGTTGTAAAGACAGAATCGTCAGTATTTTTCAGCCACATGTACGTCCTATAGTTCGTGGTAAAACAAATGCCAAGGTAGAATTTGGCTCAAAATTAGGTGTAGATTTAGAAAACGGTTTTGCCAGAATCAATACCCTAAGTTGGGACGCTTATAATGAATCATCAGATCTGATTTCACAAGTAGAAAATTATAAAACTTTACACGGCTATTACCCCGAACTCGTTCAAGTCGATAAAATCTATGCCACACGAGAAAACAGAGCTTGGCTTAAACAAAGAAATATCCGAATAACTGCACCACCACTAGGACGAAAAAGCAAAGAGCAGCTTGAAGAATCCTATTATGAAAAACAAAAACGAAGAAAAGAAGCAGCAGAACGAAACCACATAGAAGGGAAGTTTGGGCAAGGTAAAAACGGCTACAATCTAAATAAAATAAGAGCTCGATTAAAAAATACCTCTGAGAGTTGGATTGCTACAATATTTTTTATTATGAATTTGATACGATACCAAAAAATTAATGTTTTTTGGCTTCAAACTTCAATAAAAATATTAATAAATACAATACTATTGGCTTTTAAAAACATCATAGAGCCGTTACAAATTCAAAATAGAAAATATGACAAACAGTATGTATAA
- a CDS encoding HU family DNA-binding protein: MNKSDLIDAMAADAGISKVAAKAALESFTDNVTSALKGGGKVALVGFGTFSVSNRAARSGRNPQTGKTIQIAAKNVAKFKAGAGLSEAVN; the protein is encoded by the coding sequence ATGAACAAGTCTGATTTAATAGATGCAATGGCTGCTGATGCAGGAATATCTAAAGTAGCAGCAAAAGCAGCTTTAGAATCTTTTACAGATAACGTAACTTCTGCATTAAAAGGTGGTGGTAAAGTTGCATTAGTTGGTTTTGGAACTTTCTCAGTTTCTAACAGAGCTGCAAGAAGTGGTAGAAACCCACAAACAGGAAAAACAATTCAAATTGCTGCTAAAAATGTAGCTAAATTTAAAGCTGGAGCTGGTTTAAGCGAAGCTGTAAACTAG
- a CDS encoding aminotransferase class IV, which yields MVNFNGDLISEKKVQLSSENRGFKYGDAIFETIKVHHHKIIFWEDHYFRLMASMRMLRMKIPMQFTLEFLEQEILKTVAVQNASPSFRVRLNVFRKDGGLYTPKTNKIDYLIDVKANTYQTKESYSVDVYKDFYSYSGLLSTIKTNNRMINTLASIYAQENDLDNCVLINEKKGVVEVTNANIFILKGSVVKTPALTEGCIKGVVRKKVIEMIAKNPAYTLEETTISPFEIQKADEVFVTNAIMGVQPITNYKKKTFKSDFSKKISKSLQVLEVTSV from the coding sequence ATGGTTAATTTTAATGGTGATTTAATTTCAGAAAAAAAAGTACAACTTTCTTCAGAAAATAGGGGTTTTAAATATGGAGATGCAATTTTTGAAACCATCAAAGTACACCATCATAAAATTATTTTCTGGGAAGATCACTATTTTAGATTAATGGCTTCTATGAGAATGTTGCGTATGAAAATACCCATGCAATTTACATTAGAGTTTTTAGAGCAAGAAATTTTAAAAACAGTAGCGGTGCAAAACGCATCTCCTTCTTTTAGAGTGCGACTCAATGTTTTTAGAAAAGATGGAGGTTTATACACACCAAAAACGAATAAAATAGACTATTTAATTGATGTAAAAGCCAATACATACCAAACCAAAGAAAGTTATTCGGTAGATGTTTATAAAGATTTTTACAGTTATTCAGGTTTACTATCAACCATTAAAACCAATAATAGAATGATTAATACATTGGCAAGTATTTATGCTCAAGAGAATGATTTGGATAATTGTGTTTTAATCAATGAGAAAAAAGGGGTTGTAGAGGTAACCAATGCGAATATATTTATTTTAAAAGGATCTGTTGTAAAAACACCAGCGTTAACAGAGGGGTGTATAAAGGGAGTGGTCAGAAAAAAAGTTATTGAAATGATTGCTAAAAACCCGGCATATACCTTAGAGGAAACTACAATTTCTCCGTTTGAAATTCAAAAAGCAGATGAAGTCTTTGTAACCAATGCCATTATGGGCGTGCAACCTATTACCAATTATAAAAAGAAAACATTTAAGTCAGATTTTTCAAAAAAAATAAGTAAAAGCCTACAGGTTTTAGAAGTTACTTCTGTTTAA
- a CDS encoding tyrosine-type recombinase/integrase — protein sequence MANVYGKVNHYKTKEARLSLLSSYRKKLLLLLKQGFNPFIENTELNKEFETPIPEKKIKETSKKEEMVSTINDAIKIAIKEAINEKTMTSLLKNELIKGESTMKARESTKKTRPIKEQNTGNKNQEEMSFVKAFDFALRLKEKAVSTATIKDYRRKVKLFISWMEETHPTKKNIGEISRKDLLDYFNGIVLKTSARNRNNYRTELGSIFQVLKNNELVAENYIQSIPVLKSKTERNKVYTLKEQQNIFEYLEKQDQLLLLFIKFVSYSFIRPIEVCRLRVKDINLETKTVQFKAKNSALKTKIIPSILFDELPDLSMLDKESFLFTPDKIGAFWHANETNRRDHFSKRFRSVVKDHFKLNEDYGIYSFRHTFISKLYRKLREKASPYEAKSNLMLITGHKSMSALEKYLREIDAELPQDYSKLFRAC from the coding sequence ATGGCAAATGTATATGGAAAAGTAAACCATTACAAAACCAAGGAAGCTAGGTTGAGTCTCTTGTCATCTTACAGAAAGAAACTGTTACTTTTATTAAAACAAGGCTTTAATCCTTTTATAGAGAACACAGAATTGAATAAGGAATTTGAAACTCCTATTCCTGAAAAAAAGATTAAAGAAACGTCGAAAAAAGAAGAAATGGTATCAACAATAAACGATGCCATAAAGATTGCTATTAAGGAGGCCATCAATGAAAAGACAATGACTTCTCTATTGAAAAATGAGCTCATAAAGGGTGAATCAACTATGAAAGCTAGAGAAAGCACCAAAAAAACGAGACCTATAAAAGAACAAAATACTGGGAATAAAAATCAAGAAGAAATGTCTTTTGTAAAAGCTTTTGACTTTGCATTACGCTTAAAAGAAAAGGCAGTAAGCACTGCAACCATAAAAGATTATAGAAGAAAGGTAAAACTATTCATTTCATGGATGGAAGAAACACATCCAACAAAGAAAAACATAGGAGAAATTTCTAGAAAAGACTTATTAGATTATTTTAACGGAATTGTTCTGAAAACAAGTGCAAGAAATCGTAACAATTACAGAACAGAGTTAGGAAGTATCTTCCAAGTATTAAAAAATAATGAATTGGTTGCTGAAAACTATATTCAATCGATTCCTGTTTTAAAATCCAAAACAGAAAGAAATAAGGTGTACACATTAAAAGAACAACAAAATATATTTGAATATTTAGAAAAACAAGATCAACTTTTATTACTATTCATAAAGTTCGTTTCCTATAGTTTTATTAGGCCTATTGAGGTTTGTAGATTAAGAGTTAAAGACATTAATTTAGAAACCAAAACTGTTCAGTTTAAAGCAAAGAATAGCGCTTTAAAAACAAAGATTATTCCTAGTATTTTATTTGATGAGTTACCTGACTTATCGATGTTAGATAAAGAATCCTTTTTATTTACTCCAGACAAAATTGGAGCTTTCTGGCATGCAAACGAGACGAATAGAAGAGATCATTTTTCTAAAAGGTTTAGAAGCGTTGTAAAAGACCATTTTAAATTAAATGAGGATTATGGAATTTATAGCTTTAGACATACTTTTATCTCGAAGCTATACAGAAAACTGAGAGAAAAAGCTTCTCCTTACGAAGCGAAAAGCAATTTAATGCTGATTACAGGTCATAAATCCATGAGTGCTTTAGAAAAGTATTTAAGAGAAATTGATGCTGAGTTACCACAAGATTATTCAAAATTATTTAGGGCTTGCTGA
- a CDS encoding YqgE/AlgH family protein yields MSYLKPLKGRLLIAEPSILNDSSFNRSIILITEHTEQNSVGFILNRPLEYTLQDLLPDIHSAFTIYQGGPVEQDNLYFVHKVPELIPESIEVDKGVFWGGNFEALKKLLNTNKLTKHDIRFFLGYSGWGQNQLNDELNLNSWFISENDLKNIFAEDDTSLWRNKILQKGGDYKIWANAPNDVNLN; encoded by the coding sequence ATGTCCTATTTAAAACCATTAAAAGGTAGATTATTAATTGCTGAACCTTCTATTTTAAACGATAGTTCTTTTAACAGATCTATTATTTTAATTACAGAACATACCGAACAGAACTCCGTTGGCTTTATCTTAAATAGACCTTTAGAGTATACATTACAAGATTTATTACCCGATATTCATTCAGCGTTTACCATTTACCAAGGAGGCCCCGTAGAGCAAGACAATCTCTATTTTGTGCATAAAGTACCCGAATTAATTCCGGAAAGTATTGAAGTTGACAAAGGAGTTTTCTGGGGAGGTAATTTTGAAGCTTTAAAAAAATTATTAAATACGAATAAATTAACTAAACATGATATTCGCTTTTTTCTAGGATATTCTGGGTGGGGTCAAAACCAACTTAACGATGAACTTAATCTTAATTCTTGGTTTATCTCAGAAAACGACCTCAAAAACATATTTGCCGAAGATGATACTTCTCTTTGGAGAAATAAAATACTACAAAAAGGTGGTGATTATAAAATTTGGGCAAATGCACCCAATGACGTCAATTTAAATTAA
- a CDS encoding IS630 family transposase: protein MGKVDLRSVSDQERNIIRRDAIKMIKRGDKKSEIASFYGVHVNTVRDWWKLYKKEGVKSLSYQKRGAKSENKKLLNSQQELAIQKMITDTMPDQLKLDFALWTTKAIKELIERELSIVIGRRAIGNYLNSWGFTPQKPKKRAYEQCSKKVQKWLDEQYPVIKEKAKQEKATIHWGDETGVRNSNQHGRSYAPKGKTPVKKHMSKRFSINMISTVTNQGLVQFMIYKENMNADVFIRFLEQLVKSQKNKAYLILDNLRVHHSKIVKKWVEKNSDKIELFYLPSYSPDRNPDEYLNCDLKYALSEKPAPKNAEKLRENLENHMICYKKIVTELLNILIILA, encoded by the coding sequence ATGGGAAAAGTAGATTTAAGAAGTGTATCAGACCAAGAGCGAAATATCATTCGTAGAGATGCAATAAAGATGATAAAAAGAGGAGATAAAAAAAGTGAAATAGCCTCTTTTTACGGAGTACATGTAAATACAGTTAGAGATTGGTGGAAACTTTATAAGAAAGAAGGAGTTAAATCTTTGTCTTATCAAAAGAGAGGTGCAAAATCAGAAAACAAAAAATTGCTTAATTCTCAGCAAGAACTTGCTATTCAAAAGATGATAACAGATACTATGCCTGATCAGTTGAAATTAGATTTTGCCTTATGGACAACTAAAGCAATTAAAGAACTTATAGAGCGAGAACTTAGTATTGTAATAGGTAGAAGGGCAATTGGAAATTACCTTAATTCATGGGGTTTCACGCCTCAGAAACCAAAAAAGAGAGCTTATGAACAATGCTCTAAAAAGGTTCAGAAATGGTTAGATGAGCAGTATCCTGTTATAAAAGAGAAGGCAAAACAAGAAAAAGCAACAATCCATTGGGGAGATGAGACAGGTGTTAGAAATAGCAATCAGCATGGTCGCTCATATGCACCTAAAGGGAAGACACCTGTTAAAAAGCATATGTCAAAACGATTTTCAATCAATATGATTTCAACAGTTACCAATCAAGGATTGGTTCAATTTATGATTTATAAAGAAAATATGAATGCGGATGTTTTTATACGATTTTTAGAGCAACTTGTTAAATCACAAAAGAATAAGGCATATTTGATTCTAGATAATTTAAGAGTTCACCATAGTAAAATTGTAAAAAAATGGGTGGAAAAAAACTCAGATAAAATAGAATTATTTTATCTACCCTCTTATTCACCAGACAGAAATCCTGATGAATATCTGAACTGTGACTTAAAATATGCATTGTCTGAAAAACCAGCTCCAAAAAATGCAGAAAAATTGAGAGAGAATCTGGAAAACCATATGATATGTTACAAGAAAATAGTGACAGAGTTGCTAAATATTTTAATCATCCTAGCATAA
- a CDS encoding START-like domain-containing protein: MEKVQFELEIPIHASPNMLYSYISSPSNLQEWFADKVNARGKIFSFVWEGTEELAELITKKTGERIRWKWLESEGDDSFFEIKIQVDALTKDVSLIVTDFADDEDEVEESKQLWENQIDELRHTIGA, translated from the coding sequence ATGGAAAAAGTACAATTTGAATTAGAAATCCCTATTCATGCATCACCAAATATGCTGTATTCGTATATTTCTTCGCCATCTAATTTGCAAGAATGGTTTGCAGACAAAGTAAACGCAAGGGGTAAAATTTTTAGTTTTGTTTGGGAGGGAACCGAAGAGTTAGCTGAATTAATTACAAAAAAAACAGGAGAAAGAATTCGATGGAAATGGCTCGAAAGCGAAGGCGATGATAGTTTTTTTGAAATTAAAATTCAAGTAGATGCACTTACAAAAGATGTTTCTTTAATTGTTACGGATTTTGCAGATGATGAGGATGAAGTAGAGGAATCTAAGCAACTTTGGGAGAACCAAATAGACGAATTAAGGCATACTATTGGAGCTTAA
- a CDS encoding CHAP domain-containing protein, with protein sequence MDGHTFNKYGHVAIVSKVSDNEIEIVQQNLGRMSRATFKLIHKNGVWEIENHLLLGWLRK encoded by the coding sequence ATGGATGGGCATACTTTTAATAAATATGGTCATGTGGCGATTGTATCTAAAGTTAGTGACAATGAAATTGAAATTGTTCAGCAAAATTTGGGTAGAATGTCTAGAGCAACCTTTAAGTTGATTCACAAAAATGGAGTTTGGGAAATTGAAAATCATTTACTGTTAGGTTGGTTAAGAAAGTAA
- a CDS encoding ankyrin repeat domain-containing protein — translation MELKLSNNIEKIDNRGYYKAIVWFCSENSICNLAKETFLYRDISEDWLLDFSYGRNYPFNSLKIKNPNDFIYDGERHFAIHGNFDYQHSFSKEEIEQLEIKLGFESMDDFIFWVCTQKLVVDRSVHGNMPAGSPYYFTFQNLIHGLNSINKNLLISTSNNNGSIIKRSILPWTELFHKRRMEGIERQLESERKDLEVVERKAKKATVNLFNAIRRNNIKSIKSLLNKGARPAEINEYGLNSIDYAKSLNRVDIIEIIMNHKV, via the coding sequence ATGGAATTAAAACTTTCGAATAATATCGAAAAGATTGATAACAGAGGATACTATAAAGCAATAGTTTGGTTTTGTTCTGAAAATTCTATTTGTAATTTAGCAAAAGAAACTTTTTTATATAGGGATATATCTGAAGATTGGTTATTAGATTTTTCATATGGAAGAAATTATCCATTTAATAGTTTAAAAATTAAAAATCCAAATGATTTTATATATGACGGAGAAAGGCATTTTGCCATTCATGGGAATTTTGACTACCAGCACTCATTTTCTAAGGAAGAAATAGAACAACTTGAAATTAAGCTTGGTTTTGAAAGTATGGATGATTTTATTTTTTGGGTTTGTACACAAAAGTTAGTAGTTGATCGCAGCGTTCATGGCAATATGCCTGCAGGAAGCCCATACTATTTTACTTTCCAAAACCTTATTCATGGATTAAATTCTATTAATAAAAACTTACTCATTTCAACAAGTAATAATAATGGTAGTATTATTAAACGATCTATATTGCCATGGACTGAATTATTCCATAAAAGAAGAATGGAGGGGATTGAAAGACAGCTTGAAAGTGAGAGAAAAGATCTAGAAGTTGTTGAAAGAAAAGCTAAAAAAGCAACAGTAAATTTATTTAATGCAATTCGTAGAAATAATATTAAATCTATAAAATCACTTTTAAATAAAGGAGCCAGACCTGCTGAAATTAATGAATATGGTCTTAATAGTATTGATTATGCAAAATCTTTAAATCGGGTCGATATTATAGAAATAATAATGAATCATAAAGTCTGA